In Megalops cyprinoides isolate fMegCyp1 chromosome 16, fMegCyp1.pri, whole genome shotgun sequence, the genomic window AACAGCGTCAGGGTGTCGACAGAGTGATACGTTTCGTGTGTGAATGAAcggatgaagaaaaaaaaaagttgattcAGTGTGTTTGGTTGATGAGCAAATATAATTTAGGGTATACATAAATGACACAACATGAACTACACCAcccgccaccaccaccaaaacCATCAACTGCTGACATTTCAGTGCAGGAGAGTGGGAGCAGGGGGCGGAGGTCAAATATAAACTAGCTGTTTGTTCTAGCTGTAGTTGACTTCCTGATGGTGCTGATATAGGAGCTCAAACACTCTTGCTTTCTCTCAGTTGCAAATCTCCACAGTATCACACCTGTATCTGCTACTGTCCTGCTGGGTGAGTATCTCAGACCTACTTTGTGAGTGgtgttttctgaaaaacactACTTGTTTGTGATTGTTTATGATTGTTTTGTGAAGATTGCAATGTCACCTCCATGATGggatacagacatacacacatatgcacattttcactctgtaaagatgtgcatgcatgcacgcaggcacacaaacacacacacacacacacacacacacacacacacacacactcatcacaaGGACAGAGCATGCAGTCTAAAATGTTTCACGTTGCTTTAACCTGACTTCCTAAGCACgtctgtgtgttcattcatGCAGTGAAAGTGGAGGATCGAGGTGTCTGAGCCAGTCACAGGGGTTCCACAGTCTCTGCAATTAGAGCAGGTGCAGGAGGTTTGCAGTGGCATGCCTGAATCCAGCACAGTGATGGATGTTTGGCTAAGTTACACTAGAATGAAAAGGAGGTAACAGGGAGTAGCTCCTCAGACTAACACCGTTACACCCattcatgcatgtgcacactctctatctctcatcATCTGCCTTGTGCgcatgtgcgcatgcacacTCACCTCTGTAAGGAGGGAGCCGGAGGGGGGGTGGCTTTCTGCAGCCGTAGGAAATTCACTGCACGGTGAATTCCAGCACGGTCACTCACCTGGCGGTTAGCAGCCAAGCAACAGGAAGTCCTCAGCAAATGCAATGCCACACAGGAAGAGCAAAGGTCTTCAttatcgtcatcatcatcaccaaaaCGAGAACCCCGacacttatacacacacccccgacacctcacacacacacacacacacacacacacacacgcacacacacatacacacacactcgcaagTGTTTTCCAATCTGTAAGCGAGTTTCTGCCACTTCTGCCTGCTGCGTTGAGACAGAGGAAGTGGTTTTCTGCAGCATGTGAGTGGAAATAGATAAGTGCAGCAGGCTCCGCCCACAGGCCCATCATTGGGCGAGACGCGGCCACGAGGGTCTGCGATGGCTTCATTCCGCAGCTTATTGCTGTGACCAACTGTCCTGTCTTTGGTTTGGCTGCGCCACCATCGGTCAGAAGCGCCTGTTACCCGGGAGAGGGGCGGCAGGTATTGCCCTGCGTGACCTCTCTGCGACCTGCAAGCTGCTGCTCAGAGAAACTGCAGTTCCTTCTAGCGTGTTCCTCAGCGGCAAGTCATCCACGCTTCGTCTGCTCAGAGACGGACCTGACATCACAGATCATCCTTTTTATCTTGTCTTTTTATACCTTGCATGCATTCCTGTGCAATGCATTTTTGGAGATAAAAATAATCatgctttttccttttaacaCAGAACCTGTTTATTTGTTAATCTTCttatctatctctctatctgtctgtctgtctatctctgcctctgtctctctctctctctctctctctctatgatataatataaatgtatacattttttccacaggagCCAAGTCCCCTACTCATATGTGTGCTTTACTTGCTTTCAAGGATTCACGTGGGGTCTGGTCACTTGTGTCATAGGACAGACATGGCCAGTGAGAGTTGCAACCTCTCCCTGGGTACGGACGTGGTTGGTCTGACCTGCATCTACAGCCTGTCCTTCTCCCTGGGGCTGCCTGCTAACCTGCTGTCCCTGTGGGGACTGTACCAACTGGGGCTCTCTGGCGGGGGGGTGCAGATGGTCTGCCTGGTGAACCTGCTGCTGTCcgacctgctgcagctcctcacCCTGCCACTGTGGATAATCTACCTGCGGGGGGCGCACCGCTGGCCCTACGGCCGGGGCTCCTGCGAGTTCGTGGGCTACGTCTTCTACGTCAACCTGTACGCCAGTGTGGCATTTCTGTGCTTCATTGCACTGGACCGCTACCTTGCCATCGTGCATCCACTGGCCAGCCGCGGGGTCCGGACCACCCGGGCGGCGGTTCTGTCAGGCGCCGTCATCTGGACCCTGACCTTCCTGTTCTGCCTCAGTGGGCTGTATCCCTCAGTGTTCGACCCGGAATCCCAGCACTGCCTTGAGCGATATCCTGTCAGCACCAGATACGCTGGCTTCAAGATCGGGACCATCATACTGGGCTTTCTGCTTCCTTGTGGTGTACTGGGgtaggtgtaggtgtgtgtgtgtgtgtgtgcatgatcaaataaagaaaaaggtACTAAATACAGATAGGGGTACAGTCTCctactgcatgtgtgtgtgactgtaagtgtgtgt contains:
- the si:dkey-165a24.9 gene encoding probable G-protein coupled receptor 132, with the translated sequence MASESCNLSLGTDVVGLTCIYSLSFSLGLPANLLSLWGLYQLGLSGGGVQMVCLVNLLLSDLLQLLTLPLWIIYLRGAHRWPYGRGSCEFVGYVFYVNLYASVAFLCFIALDRYLAIVHPLASRGVRTTRAAVLSGAVIWTLTFLFCLSGLYPSVFDPESQHCLERYPVSTRYAGFKIGTIILGFLLPCGVLG